A genomic stretch from Armatimonadota bacterium includes:
- a CDS encoding DUF2330 domain-containing protein, with amino-acid sequence MRTRWTVSVVAALMAGAASADGGFMPTEAQWKLGRERSLVNEPSQKAMVMVRHGIETLVISPGFTGNAADFAWVIPVPKRPRVSIVKGALFHELAKLAEPDYPSEAQGMKAAGADMAGRPRAAVTVLERKPVGAYDVSVLAATRSGALLRWLMENNYHMPPAAIGPIAQYVREGWAFVACRVRVPESARGLATGTLAPLKLTFPSKRPVYPMRLSSINPKAFDVLVYVITDTVRTPVMVKAPKYAYERPLPPTGLSKAQLARYKRIVAAEAKQYARYHFMRIRALNVETTKASSPTTVGLVQRNRFCISGWGSTDIRPPDCTSDFVWTQG; translated from the coding sequence ATGAGAACACGATGGACTGTATCGGTGGTTGCAGCGTTGATGGCCGGCGCGGCGTCGGCGGATGGCGGGTTCATGCCGACTGAGGCGCAGTGGAAACTCGGCCGGGAGCGGTCGCTGGTCAACGAGCCGTCGCAGAAAGCGATGGTGATGGTTCGCCACGGCATCGAGACGCTGGTGATCAGCCCCGGGTTCACCGGAAATGCGGCCGATTTTGCCTGGGTCATCCCGGTGCCAAAGCGCCCGAGGGTGTCCATCGTCAAGGGAGCCCTCTTCCACGAACTGGCAAAGCTCGCCGAGCCGGATTACCCCAGCGAAGCACAGGGTATGAAGGCTGCGGGCGCGGACATGGCCGGCCGACCGAGGGCGGCGGTTACCGTGCTGGAGCGAAAGCCGGTTGGCGCTTACGACGTTTCCGTGCTGGCGGCGACCAGGTCGGGTGCGCTGCTGCGCTGGCTCATGGAAAACAACTACCACATGCCCCCGGCGGCGATAGGTCCAATCGCGCAGTACGTCAGGGAGGGGTGGGCCTTCGTCGCATGCCGGGTACGGGTTCCCGAATCGGCCCGGGGCCTCGCGACCGGTACGCTCGCCCCCTTGAAGCTCACCTTCCCCAGCAAGCGGCCGGTCTATCCGATGCGTTTGTCGTCCATCAACCCGAAGGCGTTCGATGTGCTAGTGTACGTCATCACCGATACCGTACGCACACCGGTGATGGTGAAGGCCCCGAAGTACGCCTATGAACGCCCGTTGCCTCCAACCGGTCTGTCGAAGGCGCAGTTGGCCCGGTACAAGCGGATAGTTGCGGCGGAAGCGAAGCAGTACGCTCGCTATCATTTCATGCGGATTCGAGCGTTGAACGTCGAGACGACCAAAGCCTCCAGCCCGACGACCGTGGGGCTGGTTCAGCGCAACAGGTTCTGCATCTCCGGTTGGGGGAGCACCGATATCAGGCCGCCAGACTGCACGAGCGATTTCGTGTGGACGCAGGGGTAA